In a single window of the Pongo abelii isolate AG06213 chromosome 1, NHGRI_mPonAbe1-v2.0_pri, whole genome shotgun sequence genome:
- the DHDDS gene encoding dehydrodolichyl diphosphate synthase complex subunit DHDDS (The RefSeq protein has 1 substitution compared to this genomic sequence) — translation MSWIKEGELSLWERFCANIIKAGPMPKHIAFIMDGNRRYAKKCQVERQEGHSQGFNKLAETLPGTGA, via the exons ATGTCATGGATCAAGGAAGGAGAACTGTCACTTTGGGAGCGGTTCTGTGCCAACATCATAAAG GCAGGCCCAATGCCAAAACACATTGCATTCATAATGGATGGGAACCGTCGCTATGCCAAGAAGTGCCAGGTGGAGCGGCAGGAAGGCCACTCACAGGGCTTCAACAAGCTAGCTGAG act